One segment of Streptomyces roseifaciens DNA contains the following:
- the prcB gene encoding proteasome subunit beta: protein MEANTRSTGHLPAAFLTPGSSSFMDFLASHSPELLPGNRTLPVVQGAVEIPHGTTIVAASFPGGVVLAGDRRATMGNVIAQRDIEKVFPADEYSAVGIAGTAGLAVEMVKLFQLELEHFEKVEGVQLSLEGKANRLSTMIRGNLGMAMQGLAVVPLFAGWDVDRQKGRIFSYDVTGGRSEEHGFAATGSGSVFARGSLKKLFREDLTESQTLTLVVQALYDAADDDSATGGPDLARRIYPIVTVITDEGFRKLTEAECSEIVRAIHDRRLQEPDGPRAALL from the coding sequence GTGGAAGCCAACACTCGTAGCACCGGGCATCTGCCGGCTGCCTTCCTGACCCCCGGCTCCTCGTCGTTCATGGATTTCCTGGCCTCGCACTCCCCGGAGCTGCTCCCGGGCAACCGGACGCTCCCCGTGGTGCAGGGCGCCGTGGAGATCCCGCACGGCACGACGATCGTCGCGGCGTCGTTCCCCGGCGGTGTGGTGCTGGCCGGTGACCGGCGGGCCACGATGGGCAACGTCATCGCCCAGCGCGACATCGAGAAGGTCTTCCCGGCCGACGAGTACTCGGCGGTGGGCATCGCCGGCACGGCCGGTCTGGCCGTGGAGATGGTCAAGCTCTTCCAGCTGGAGCTGGAGCACTTCGAGAAGGTCGAAGGGGTTCAGCTCTCGCTGGAGGGCAAGGCGAACCGGCTGTCGACGATGATCCGTGGCAACCTCGGCATGGCCATGCAGGGCTTGGCCGTGGTGCCGCTCTTCGCCGGCTGGGACGTGGACCGCCAGAAGGGCCGGATCTTCTCCTACGACGTGACCGGCGGGCGCTCGGAGGAGCACGGCTTCGCCGCCACCGGCTCGGGCTCGGTCTTCGCCCGGGGGTCGCTGAAGAAGCTCTTCCGTGAGGATCTGACGGAGAGTCAGACCCTCACGCTCGTCGTCCAGGCCCTCTACGACGCCGCCGACGACGACTCCGCGACCGGCGGACCGGATCTTGCGCGGCGTATCTATCCGATCGTCACCGTCATCACCGACGAGGGGTTCCGAAAGCTCACCGAGGCGGAGTGCTCCGAGATCGTCCGGGCGATCCACGACCGGCGCCTCCAGGAGCCGGACGGCCCCCGGGCCGCCCTCCTCTGA
- the prcA gene encoding proteasome subunit alpha yields the protein MSTPFYVSPQQAMADRAEYARKGIARGRSVVVLQYTDGVVFVAENPSRALHKVSEIYDRIAFAAVGKYNEFENLRIGGVRYADLRGYTYDRDDVTARGLANVYAQTLGSIFSSAAEKPYEVELIVAEVGAAPEDDQIYRLPHDGSIVDEHGSVAVGGNADQISNYLDQRHRDGMTLSEALKLAVESLTRDNNGGERTLTSEQLEVAVLDRTRPQQRKFKRLLGRQLSRLLEEGTPTGAAASGAAESGDEPEGSSEEGGAASSES from the coding sequence GTGTCGACGCCGTTCTACGTATCTCCTCAGCAGGCCATGGCCGACCGCGCCGAGTACGCCCGCAAGGGCATCGCGCGCGGCCGCAGTGTCGTGGTGCTCCAGTACACCGATGGCGTTGTCTTCGTTGCCGAGAACCCGTCCCGGGCGCTGCACAAGGTCAGCGAGATCTACGACCGGATCGCCTTCGCAGCGGTCGGCAAGTACAACGAATTCGAGAACCTGCGGATCGGCGGTGTGCGCTACGCGGATCTGCGGGGTTACACCTACGACCGGGACGACGTCACGGCCCGTGGCCTGGCCAATGTCTACGCACAGACGCTGGGTTCGATCTTCTCCAGCGCCGCCGAGAAGCCCTACGAGGTGGAGCTGATCGTCGCCGAGGTCGGCGCGGCTCCCGAGGACGATCAGATCTACCGGCTGCCGCACGACGGCTCGATCGTGGATGAGCACGGTTCGGTCGCCGTCGGTGGCAATGCCGATCAGATCAGCAATTACCTCGATCAGCGGCACCGCGACGGAATGACCCTCTCGGAGGCGCTGAAGCTCGCGGTCGAGTCCCTCACCCGCGACAACAACGGCGGCGAGCGCACGCTCACCTCCGAGCAGCTGGAGGTCGCCGTCCTGGACCGGACGCGGCCGCAGCAGCGGAAGTTCAAGCGGCTGCTGGGCCGTCAGCTGTCGCGTCTGCTGGAGGAGGGCACGCCCACCGGCGCGGCCGCCTCCGGTGCCGCCGAGTCCGGTGACGAGCCGGAGGGTTCGTCCGAGGAGGGCGGAGCGGCTTCCTCCGAGAGCTGA
- the arc gene encoding proteasome ATPase has protein sequence MAAHDDDMNRGIRPGRASDDLASQVAYYEQEIAVLRRKLADSPRHTRILEERIVELQTNLAGVSAQNERLANTLREARDQIVALKEEVDRLAQPPAGFGVFLKANDDDTADIFTGGRKLRVNVSPSVDLEDLRRGQEVMLNEALNVVEAMEFERAGDIVTLKEILEDGERALVIGHTDEERVVRLAEPLLDTTIRPGDALLLEPRSGYVYEIIPKSEVEELVLEEVPDIDYTKIGGLGNQIELIRDAVELPYLYPDLFKEHELRPPKGVLLYGPPGCGKTLIAKAVANSLAKKVAEVTGKPAGKSFFLNIKGPELLNKYVGETERHIRLIFQRAREKASEGTPVIVFFDEMDSLFRTRGSGVSSDVENTIVPQLLSEIDGVEGLENVIVIGASNREDMIDPAILRPGRLDVKIKIERPDAEAAKDIFSKYLTRTLPIHADDLTEHGGDPKAAVAGMIQSVVEQMYAESEENRFLEVTYANGDKEVLYFKDFNSGAMIQNIVDRAKKMAIKAFLDHNQKGLRVSHLLAACVDEFKENEDLPNTTNPDDWARISGKKGERIVFIRTLVTGKQGADTGRSIDTVANTGQYL, from the coding sequence GTGGCAGCCCACGACGACGACATGAACCGCGGCATCCGGCCGGGACGAGCGTCCGACGACCTCGCGAGCCAGGTTGCCTATTACGAGCAGGAGATCGCCGTCCTGCGGCGCAAGCTCGCCGACTCTCCGCGTCACACGAGGATTCTCGAAGAGCGGATCGTCGAGCTCCAGACCAACCTGGCCGGAGTGTCCGCTCAGAACGAGCGGCTCGCCAACACCCTCCGCGAGGCGCGCGACCAGATCGTCGCCCTCAAGGAGGAGGTCGACCGGCTCGCGCAGCCGCCGGCCGGCTTCGGAGTCTTCCTCAAGGCCAACGACGACGACACGGCCGACATCTTCACCGGGGGCCGCAAGCTCCGGGTGAACGTCAGCCCCAGCGTCGACCTCGAGGACCTCCGGCGGGGCCAGGAGGTCATGCTCAACGAAGCGCTCAACGTGGTCGAAGCCATGGAGTTCGAACGAGCCGGGGACATCGTCACCCTCAAGGAGATCCTCGAGGACGGCGAGCGTGCCCTGGTCATCGGGCACACCGACGAGGAGCGGGTGGTGAGGCTCGCCGAGCCGCTGCTGGACACCACCATCCGCCCCGGGGACGCCCTGCTCCTCGAACCCCGATCCGGCTACGTCTACGAGATCATCCCGAAGAGCGAGGTCGAGGAACTCGTCCTCGAAGAGGTCCCGGACATCGACTACACCAAGATCGGCGGTCTGGGGAACCAGATCGAGCTGATCCGCGATGCGGTCGAGCTCCCCTACCTCTACCCCGACCTCTTCAAGGAGCACGAACTGCGGCCGCCCAAGGGCGTGCTGCTGTACGGCCCGCCCGGCTGCGGCAAGACGCTCATCGCCAAGGCCGTCGCCAACTCCCTTGCCAAGAAGGTCGCCGAGGTCACCGGCAAGCCCGCGGGGAAGAGCTTCTTCCTCAACATCAAGGGCCCCGAGCTCCTCAACAAGTACGTCGGGGAGACCGAGCGGCACATCCGGCTGATCTTCCAGCGCGCCCGGGAGAAGGCGAGCGAGGGCACCCCGGTCATCGTGTTCTTCGACGAGATGGACTCCCTCTTCCGCACCCGCGGATCCGGGGTCAGCTCGGACGTCGAGAACACCATCGTCCCCCAGCTCCTCTCGGAGATCGACGGCGTCGAGGGCCTGGAGAACGTGATCGTGATCGGCGCCTCCAACCGGGAGGACATGATCGACCCGGCGATCCTGCGCCCCGGCCGCCTCGACGTGAAGATCAAGATCGAGCGCCCGGACGCCGAGGCCGCCAAGGACATCTTCTCGAAGTACCTGACCCGGACCCTGCCCATCCACGCGGACGACCTCACCGAGCACGGGGGCGACCCCAAGGCCGCCGTGGCGGGCATGATCCAGTCGGTCGTCGAGCAGATGTACGCCGAGTCCGAGGAGAACCGCTTCCTCGAGGTCACCTACGCCAACGGCGACAAGGAAGTCCTCTACTTCAAGGACTTCAACTCCGGCGCCATGATCCAGAACATTGTGGACCGGGCGAAGAAGATGGCCATCAAGGCCTTCCTCGACCACAACCAGAAGGGTCTGCGCGTCTCCCACCTGCTCGCCGCCTGCGTCGACGAGTTCAAGGAGAACGAGGACCTGCCCAACACCACCAACCCGGACGACTGGGCCCGGATCTCCGGCAAGAAGGGCGAGCGGATCGTCTTCATCCGCACCCTCGTCACCGGGAAGCAGGGCGCCGACACCGGCCGCTCCATCGACACGGTGGCCAATACCGGCCAGTACCTGTAG
- a CDS encoding endonuclease domain-containing protein, giving the protein MPAPVDHDHGTGKVRDVLCPSSDAALGRFKDRADVMGRAAAYVEGNVWKPTLVAPGICRLPS; this is encoded by the coding sequence CTGCCTGCGCCTGTCGATCATGATCATGGGACCGGTAAGGTCCGTGACGTACTGTGCCCCAGCTCCGACGCGGCCCTGGGGCGGTTCAAGGATCGAGCGGACGTCATGGGGCGGGCCGCTGCATACGTGGAAGGAAACGTGTGGAAGCCAACACTCGTAGCACCGGGCATCTGCCGGCTGCCTTCCTGA
- a CDS encoding ferredoxin, translated as MEVWIDQDLCTGDGICAQYAPEVFELDIDGLAYVKSADDELLQEPGATTPVPLPLLTDVRDSAKECPGDCIHVRRISDKVEIYGPDAG; from the coding sequence CTGGAGGTCTGGATCGACCAGGACCTGTGCACGGGGGACGGGATCTGCGCCCAGTACGCGCCCGAGGTCTTCGAGCTGGACATCGACGGCCTGGCGTATGTGAAGAGCGCCGACGACGAGCTGCTGCAGGAGCCGGGCGCGACGACGCCCGTGCCGCTTCCCCTGCTCACGGATGTCCGCGACTCGGCCAAGGAGTGCCCGGGCGACTGCATTCATGTCCGCCGCATTTCGGACAAGGTGGAGATCTACGGCCCGGACGCCGGGTAA
- a CDS encoding tRNA (adenine-N1)-methyltransferase, which produces MSEPTGAARRRGPFQVGDQVQLTDPKGRHYTFTLEAGKQFHTHKGAFPHDELIGAPEGSVVRTTGNVAYLALRPLLPDYVLSMPRGAAVVYPKDAGQILAFADIFAGARVVEAGVGSGSLSAFLLRAIGDQGMLHSYERRADFAEIAQANVERYFGGPHPAWQLTVGDLQDNLSDTDVDRVILDMLAPWECLEAVSKALVPGGILCCYVATTTQLARTVESIREIGCFAEPQPWESMIRNWHVEGLAVRPDHRMIGHTGFLVTARRLADGVEPPMRRRRPAKGAYGDDYEGPNKG; this is translated from the coding sequence ATGTCCGAACCGACCGGTGCCGCCCGCCGTCGCGGGCCCTTCCAGGTCGGGGACCAGGTCCAGCTCACCGACCCCAAGGGACGCCACTACACCTTCACGCTCGAAGCCGGGAAGCAGTTCCACACCCACAAGGGTGCCTTCCCCCACGACGAGCTGATCGGTGCCCCCGAAGGCAGTGTTGTCCGTACCACGGGAAACGTCGCCTACCTCGCGCTGCGCCCCCTGCTCCCCGACTACGTCCTGTCCATGCCCCGCGGCGCCGCCGTGGTCTACCCCAAGGACGCGGGGCAGATCCTGGCCTTCGCCGACATCTTCGCCGGCGCGCGCGTCGTCGAGGCCGGAGTGGGCTCCGGCTCGCTCAGCGCCTTCCTGCTGCGCGCCATCGGTGACCAGGGCATGCTGCACTCCTACGAGCGCCGCGCGGACTTCGCCGAGATCGCCCAGGCGAACGTCGAGCGCTACTTCGGCGGCCCGCACCCCGCCTGGCAGCTCACGGTCGGCGACCTGCAGGACAACCTGTCCGACACCGACGTCGACCGGGTCATCCTCGACATGCTCGCCCCCTGGGAGTGCCTGGAGGCCGTCTCCAAGGCGCTCGTCCCCGGCGGCATCCTCTGCTGCTACGTGGCGACCACGACCCAGCTCGCCCGGACCGTCGAGTCCATCCGCGAGATCGGCTGCTTCGCCGAGCCGCAGCCCTGGGAGTCGATGATCCGCAACTGGCACGTCGAGGGACTCGCCGTCCGGCCGGACCACCGCATGATCGGCCACACCGGCTTCCTCGTCACCGCCCGCCGCCTCGCGGACGGCGTCGAGCCGCCGATGCGCCGCCGCCGGCCCGCCAAGGGCGCCTACGGCGACGACTACGAGGGCCCCAACAAGGGCTGA
- a CDS encoding site-2 protease family protein, protein MIGRPPVACEGRIGRGDTVDNSGQSRSGGGGAGDRQQPGDRPERPREGGGILMGRPFGVPVYVAPSWFLVAALITWVFGGQLDRVLPELGRARYLVSLFFAVAFYASVLVHELAHTVAALRFKLPVRRIQLQFFGGVSEIEKETETPGREFVLAFVGPLLSLVLAGLFYLGMLVVEPGTVPGVLLAGLMVSNLLVAAFNLLPGLPLDGGRMLRAVVWKISGKPMTGTVAAAWIGRALAVAVLIGLPLLARAGGIGASGDDLGGLDSLTDALLAAILAAIIWTGAGNSLRMARLRERLPGLSARTLTRRAVPVQAATPLSEALRRAGEAGARALVVVDGRGNPTALVREAAIVGVPEHRRPWVAVSALAQDLKDGMRVSADLSGEELLDTLRATPATEYLVVEATGEVYGVLATTDVERAFVAAMSRTPS, encoded by the coding sequence ATGATCGGGAGACCGCCGGTCGCCTGCGAGGGCCGCATCGGACGAGGGGACACCGTGGACAACAGCGGGCAGAGCAGGTCCGGCGGCGGGGGCGCCGGTGACCGGCAGCAGCCCGGGGACCGCCCCGAGCGCCCCCGCGAGGGCGGCGGCATCCTCATGGGCCGCCCCTTCGGCGTGCCCGTCTACGTGGCCCCCAGCTGGTTCCTCGTCGCCGCCCTCATCACCTGGGTCTTCGGCGGCCAGCTCGACCGCGTCCTGCCCGAGCTGGGCCGCGCGCGCTACCTGGTCTCCCTCTTCTTCGCCGTCGCCTTCTACGCCTCGGTCCTCGTCCACGAGCTCGCCCACACCGTCGCCGCACTGCGCTTCAAGCTCCCCGTACGGCGCATCCAGCTCCAGTTCTTCGGCGGCGTCTCCGAGATCGAGAAGGAGACCGAGACCCCAGGCCGCGAATTCGTCCTCGCCTTCGTCGGCCCCCTCCTCTCCCTGGTCCTCGCGGGCCTCTTCTACCTCGGCATGCTCGTCGTCGAGCCCGGCACCGTCCCCGGCGTCCTGCTGGCCGGCCTGATGGTCTCCAACCTCCTCGTCGCGGCCTTCAACCTGCTGCCCGGGCTCCCGCTCGACGGCGGCCGCATGCTCCGCGCCGTCGTCTGGAAGATCAGCGGCAAGCCCATGACCGGCACGGTCGCCGCAGCCTGGATCGGCCGCGCCCTCGCGGTCGCCGTCCTGATCGGCCTTCCGCTGCTCGCCCGCGCCGGCGGCATCGGCGCCTCCGGGGACGACCTCGGCGGCCTCGACTCCCTCACCGACGCCCTGCTCGCGGCCATCCTCGCCGCCATCATCTGGACCGGCGCCGGCAACAGCCTCCGCATGGCCCGCCTGCGCGAACGCCTCCCCGGCCTGAGCGCCCGCACCCTCACCCGCCGCGCCGTCCCCGTGCAGGCCGCCACGCCCCTGTCCGAGGCCCTGCGCCGCGCCGGGGAGGCCGGCGCCCGCGCCCTGGTCGTCGTCGACGGCCGGGGCAACCCCACCGCGCTGGTCCGGGAGGCCGCCATCGTCGGCGTCCCCGAGCACCGCCGCCCCTGGGTCGCGGTCAGCGCCCTCGCCCAGGACCTCAAGGACGGCATGCGCGTCTCCGCCGACCTCTCCGGCGAGGAGCTCCTCGACACCCTGCGCGCCACACCCGCCACGGAGTACCTGGTGGTGGAGGCGACGGGGGAGGTCTACGGCGTGCTGGCCACCACCGACGTCGAGCGGGCCTTCGTGGCCGCGATGTCCCGTACGCCCTCCTGA
- a CDS encoding ubiquitin-like protein Pup, with translation MATKDTGGGQQKATRSTEDVEEQAQDAQVSEDLKERQEKLSDDVDSVLDEIDDVLEENAEDFVRSFVQKGGE, from the coding sequence ATGGCGACCAAGGACACCGGCGGCGGTCAGCAGAAGGCCACGCGATCCACAGAGGACGTCGAGGAGCAGGCGCAGGACGCGCAGGTCTCGGAGGACCTCAAGGAACGGCAGGAGAAGCTGTCGGACGACGTCGACTCCGTGCTCGACGAGATCGACGACGTCCTCGAGGAGAACGCCGAGGACTTCGTGCGCTCCTTCGTCCAGAAGGGCGGCGAGTAG
- a CDS encoding LacI family DNA-binding transcriptional regulator, with the protein MTSGDETTQRRDERWPTARGPRAGARATSRDVARAAGVSQATVSLVMGEKWRGRVSERTAEGVRSAARSLGYRPNLAARDLRLGRTRTVLLVVPALTNEFFARVHTGVVRVAREHGLGVVLYLSPEGTGPARDPFASASATLDGVLASSMAAEALGAIRGGGLPLVMLDSDPGHEGASATVNPEIADGMRQVAEHLLGLGHRRFLHLASDIDTWTFRVRARALAEALRGTEGAAVRTERAPLTVADGLRATERALAEPGHRPTAIVCDDDVLAAGACKAARRLGLHVPADLSVTGFTDLALATAVEPELTTVQLPAEAVGEAGMRALVAVLDGRPPAPEALPVRLVTRGTTAYARP; encoded by the coding sequence GTGACCAGCGGCGACGAGACGACGCAGCGCCGCGACGAGCGGTGGCCCACGGCCCGCGGCCCCCGCGCCGGGGCCCGCGCCACCAGCCGCGACGTCGCCCGGGCCGCAGGCGTCTCCCAGGCCACGGTCTCCCTCGTCATGGGCGAGAAGTGGCGGGGCCGGGTCTCCGAGCGCACCGCCGAGGGCGTCCGCTCCGCCGCCCGCAGCCTGGGCTACCGCCCCAACCTCGCCGCCCGCGACCTCCGCCTCGGCCGCACCCGCACGGTCCTGCTCGTCGTCCCGGCGCTGACCAACGAATTCTTCGCCCGGGTCCACACCGGCGTCGTCCGCGTGGCCCGCGAGCACGGCCTCGGCGTCGTTCTCTACCTCTCCCCCGAGGGCACCGGCCCGGCCCGCGACCCGTTCGCCTCCGCCAGCGCCACCCTCGACGGCGTCCTCGCCTCCTCGATGGCCGCCGAGGCGCTCGGCGCCATCCGGGGCGGCGGCCTCCCGCTCGTCATGCTCGACAGCGACCCCGGGCACGAAGGCGCCTCCGCCACCGTCAATCCCGAGATCGCCGACGGCATGCGCCAGGTCGCGGAGCACCTGCTGGGCCTCGGCCACCGGCGGTTCCTGCACCTCGCCTCGGACATCGACACCTGGACGTTCCGGGTCCGCGCCCGGGCGCTGGCCGAGGCCCTGCGCGGGACGGAGGGCGCGGCGGTGCGGACGGAGCGGGCGCCCCTGACCGTCGCCGACGGGCTGCGCGCCACCGAGAGGGCCCTCGCCGAGCCAGGCCACCGCCCCACCGCCATCGTCTGCGACGACGACGTCCTCGCCGCGGGCGCGTGCAAGGCCGCCCGCCGGCTGGGCCTGCACGTGCCCGCCGACCTCTCCGTCACCGGCTTCACCGACCTGGCCCTCGCCACGGCCGTCGAGCCCGAGCTCACCACCGTGCAGCTGCCGGCCGAAGCGGTCGGCGAGGCCGGCATGCGCGCCCTCGTGGCCGTCCTCGACGGGCGGCCGCCGGCCCCCGAGGCCCTCCCGGTCCGGCTCGTCACCCGCGGCACCACGGCCTACGCCCGCCCGTAG
- a CDS encoding RecB family exonuclease produces MGMDSGAPAGRAGAGVGRGPAETGTGARRPKALSPSRAGDFMQCPLLYRFRVIDKLPEKPSAAATRGTVVHAVLERLFDAPAAERTAARAKGLVPGEWERLLASRPELAELFHGEDGAHDPQLLAKWLGDAERLVERWFTLEDPTRLEPAERELYVETELESGPLLRGFIDRVDVAPTGDVRIVDYKTGKAPAPQFRSEALFQMTFYALVLWKLQGKVPRRLQLVYLGSGDVLTYDPVEAELRAVERKLRALWDAIVLATETGEWRPRPTKLCGWCDHQAVCPEFGGTPPPYPLPVVAQGDGRVPAQGTAQGRMDPV; encoded by the coding sequence ATGGGTATGGACAGTGGGGCCCCTGCGGGGCGGGCCGGAGCCGGCGTGGGGCGCGGGCCTGCGGAGACGGGCACGGGGGCGAGGCGGCCGAAGGCCCTGTCCCCGTCGCGGGCGGGCGATTTCATGCAGTGCCCGCTGCTGTACCGGTTCCGGGTGATCGACAAGCTGCCGGAGAAGCCGAGCGCCGCGGCCACCCGCGGCACCGTGGTGCACGCGGTGCTGGAGCGGCTCTTCGACGCGCCGGCGGCGGAGCGCACGGCGGCGCGGGCCAAGGGCCTGGTGCCGGGCGAGTGGGAGCGGCTGCTGGCCTCCCGCCCCGAGCTCGCCGAGCTCTTCCACGGCGAGGACGGCGCGCACGACCCGCAGCTGCTGGCGAAGTGGCTGGGGGACGCCGAGCGGCTGGTCGAGCGCTGGTTCACGCTCGAGGACCCCACGCGCCTGGAGCCCGCCGAGCGCGAGCTGTACGTGGAGACGGAGCTGGAGTCGGGCCCGCTGCTGCGCGGCTTCATCGACCGGGTGGACGTCGCGCCGACGGGCGACGTGCGCATCGTGGACTACAAGACCGGCAAGGCCCCGGCCCCGCAGTTCCGCTCCGAGGCCCTCTTCCAGATGACGTTCTACGCGCTGGTGCTGTGGAAGCTGCAGGGCAAGGTGCCGCGCCGGCTCCAGCTGGTCTACCTGGGCAGCGGGGACGTCCTCACCTACGACCCGGTGGAGGCGGAGCTGAGGGCGGTCGAGCGCAAGCTGCGGGCCCTGTGGGACGCGATCGTGCTGGCCACGGAGACCGGCGAGTGGCGGCCCCGGCCGACGAAGCTGTGCGGCTGGTGCGATCACCAGGCGGTCTGCCCGGAGTTCGGGGGCACTCCCCCGCCGTATCCGCTGCCCGTCGTGGCGCAGGGGGACGGCCGGGTGCCCGCCCAGGGGACTGCTCAGGGCAGAATGGACCCGGTCTAG
- the dop gene encoding depupylase/deamidase Dop — translation MTVRRVMGIETEYGISVPGHPNANAMLTSSQIVNAYAAAMHRARRARWDFEEENPLRDARGFDLAREAADSSQLTDEDIGLANVILTNGARLYVDHAHPEYSSPEITNPRDAVLWDKAGERIMAEAAERAAQLPGAQPIHLYKNNTDNKGASYGTHENYLMKRETPFSDIVRHLTPFFVCRQVVTGAGRVGIGQDGHEHGFQLSQRADYFEVEVGLETTLKRPIINTRDEPHADAEKYRRLHVIIGDANLSEISTYLKLGTTALVLSMIEDGFIVSDLAVDQPVRTLHQVSHDPTLQRLITLRSGRTLTAVQLQMEYYELARKYVENRFGADADEQTKDVLGRWEDVLNRLEHDPMSLAGELDWVAKREILEGYRRRDGLGWDAARLHLVDLQYADVRADKGLYNRLAARGKMKRLLDETEVERARTVPPEDTRAYFRGRCLEQYADDVAAASWDSVIFDLPGRDSLQRVPTLEPLRGTRNHVKELLDRCRTAEELVRVLSGG, via the coding sequence ATGACCGTACGGCGAGTAATGGGCATTGAGACGGAGTACGGGATCTCCGTCCCCGGTCACCCGAACGCCAATGCCATGCTCACCTCGTCCCAGATCGTCAACGCCTACGCCGCGGCGATGCACCGGGCGCGACGCGCCCGCTGGGACTTCGAGGAGGAGAACCCGCTGCGGGACGCCCGGGGCTTCGACCTCGCCCGCGAAGCCGCGGACTCCAGCCAGCTCACCGACGAGGACATCGGCCTCGCCAACGTCATCCTGACCAACGGCGCGCGACTCTACGTCGATCACGCCCACCCCGAGTACAGCTCCCCGGAGATCACCAATCCCCGGGACGCCGTCCTGTGGGACAAGGCCGGCGAGCGGATCATGGCCGAGGCCGCCGAGCGCGCCGCCCAGCTGCCCGGAGCCCAGCCGATCCACCTCTACAAGAACAACACCGACAACAAGGGCGCGTCCTACGGCACCCACGAGAACTACCTGATGAAGCGGGAGACCCCCTTCTCGGACATCGTGCGCCACCTGACGCCCTTCTTCGTCTGCCGCCAGGTGGTCACCGGCGCCGGCCGCGTCGGCATCGGCCAGGACGGCCACGAGCACGGCTTCCAGCTCAGCCAGCGCGCGGACTACTTCGAGGTCGAGGTGGGCCTGGAGACCACGCTCAAGCGGCCGATCATCAACACCCGCGACGAGCCGCACGCCGACGCCGAGAAGTACCGCCGGCTCCACGTGATCATCGGCGACGCCAACCTCTCGGAGATCTCGACCTACCTCAAGCTGGGCACGACCGCCCTGGTCCTGTCCATGATCGAGGACGGCTTCATCGTCTCCGACCTCGCCGTCGACCAGCCCGTGCGCACCCTCCACCAGGTCAGCCACGACCCCACCCTGCAACGCCTCATCACGCTCCGCAGCGGCCGCACGCTCACCGCCGTACAGCTCCAGATGGAGTACTACGAGCTGGCCCGCAAGTACGTCGAGAACCGCTTCGGGGCGGACGCCGACGAGCAGACCAAGGACGTGCTCGGCCGCTGGGAGGACGTGCTGAACCGGCTGGAGCACGATCCGATGAGCCTGGCCGGCGAGCTGGACTGGGTGGCCAAGCGGGAGATCCTGGAGGGCTACCGCCGCCGCGACGGCCTGGGCTGGGACGCGGCCCGCCTGCACCTGGTGGACCTGCAGTACGCGGACGTCCGGGCGGACAAGGGCCTGTACAACCGGCTCGCGGCCCGCGGCAAGATGAAGCGGCTGCTGGACGAGACCGAGGTGGAGCGCGCCCGCACGGTCCCGCCCGAGGACACGCGGGCCTACTTCCGCGGCCGCTGCCTGGAGCAGTACGCGGACGACGTGGCCGCGGCCTCCTGGGACTCGGTGATCTTCGACCTCCCGGGCCGTGACTCCCTGCAGCGGGTGCCCACCCTGGAGCCGCTGCGCGGCACGCGCAACCACGTCAAGGAGCTCCTGGACCGCTGCCGCACCGCGGAGGAGCTGGTCCGGGTGCTCTCCGGGGGCTGA